One Molothrus ater isolate BHLD 08-10-18 breed brown headed cowbird chromosome 11, BPBGC_Mater_1.1, whole genome shotgun sequence genomic window, ATGGAACAGCACAGGTGGTGATAGTGTCTGATGAGGGAAGCTGGTCACTGAGGCTCACCCTTGGTTTCAGCTAACACTGTTGAAAATTGGGAGTTGGAGTTTCTAGTGGTTAAAAGGAATGTTCTCAGTGTATAGGGGAAAAAGAGGTATGAAGTGGAATGAACTGTTCTCTGTGCCCAGAGAGCATTTGGGGAAGGCTGGTAGCCCACAGCATGGATGTGAAGTGACTGAACAATAGTGAGACAGAAGGACAAACAGTGCTGCTGTCTAGCTGAGCTGAAGGAGCTGTGAAGCAGTCTCTGGAGGCTGTAGTGCTGTGCATTTGAGCTCACAGGAAAATCTAAGTGACAGCACTGAATCAGGGCTGAGTTTCAAGAGTAAAACCTCTGAGGTAGGTGTGTTTTCCATCTGCACTCTGCTTCGTGGCTTTGGCAGGGGCTCGGAGAGTGCTGTGAAGGAGGAAGGTGACTCTGCAGATGAAGGCTCCAGAGACATTCAGGTGCTTGAGGCAGAGCAGAAGCCTATGATGAGTCTGAGCTGTCAGAATTTAGTGACTGGAAACTCAAAGACCTTAGGTGTGCTAGAATCAAGCTGGCTGGTGTGCTGCAGTGGGAGGTGGGTGTGTATTTCTGGCAGTGGCCTTCCCTTTCATTGCAGTTCAGATCCCCAGACTGCTGCTGGTCTGTGTAAGTTTTTTGGCTCAATATGTTGAAAATGCGTATGTGCATGTGGGGAGCAGTCCTTTTAAAGACTTCCTGGAACTTCTTATTAACCTCTTCCATGCTGGAAGAGGGACTCCTGTTGTCTGGGCTGTCTGCACAGTTTCAAGACGTGGTGTTCCACTCCAGCAACTGTTCATATAAAGGCTGCATCAGTCTGGTTTCTGGGATATCCTGTGCTTTCCAAGGGTGAAGATGTGTATTCCTCTAGATTTGGGGGTGCTCTCCTACCTGAGTCCTCCAGGTAGGTGGAGATCTGCTGTAAGCAGCTTTCCACTAGGGATGGTAGAAAGAGGGAATTTGCAGTGTTTGGGGACTGTGTGAATCTCTTGCCCCAACTTACTGCTGTTCCTGAAGAATACTGAGGTAAGAGTTAGCAAGGTGCAGTGTGGAGGTGCTGGCTTGGATCATTAGTAGGTAGAAGGTGGTGTTTGCTACTAGGTGTTCCCaccacagggaaagaaaatgtggGTAAGAACATGAAGTTCATATTAGTTGCCAAAACTATGCAGGCCTTTGCTTATCTTATTTTGTTAATGATCAATGCAGCTTCTCTGTCTGCCTGGGTACTTTGCCCTGCAGGCCTCTAACTAGCACTGGCACCTTGAAAACAAACAATGCCCCAACCACCCAATCCCTCGctccccttttttattttatttatttacttctgtGGGAAAAAAGGCTTCCATCTGTCTATGTGCTAGAGGTGAGTAGTTTCTTGTAGGTCACAGCCTGTCACATTTCCATTTCATGCAAGGGCTGGATGAGGAGCTGGCCAAGTCAGCCCTTGTCACGTTAGAGGAGTGTTCCatgctgctctgtcactgctgtcagtCAGCCTGAGGCATGCTGGACTGCTTGCTGTAAAAGGGATGGATGATGTGCTGCCTGAATTGCTGTGCTGCCGCTCCTGATGCTGCTTACAACTCTGATCTGAGCTGCTGTTGGTTAGAAAGGGTAGGGGAGCCACCAAAGCCTCCCTGGGCCTTGGACAGAGTCAAGAGAGATGAAGATTTCAAAGCAGTTGAGAACTAAAGGAGCAACTGGTTTTCCATCCTAAGGAGTATTTGTTGATTTTCAGCACCCTGAGTGAAAGGAATTACCTGCCCTCCTTGGTGATGTGAAGAGCCTGTTatgaatttgccttttttacCATCTGAATTCAGTGCTGAAGGATCACCTGTGCAGGTTGTCAACCTCCATCCTGTCCTTTGCTGGCAGGACTCCAGTATTTCTGTCCCatgttctgctgctgaggagcttCTGCACTAGGTCATGGACTGACCTTCCTCCtgttatgtatttatgtatataaatCTTTGGGCCATCTTCAAGTGGTTCTTGAGCAAAATGTGTTATGTGTGGGGGTggtaaaaagagagaaaatatagaataaatgtatatttttgtttgtaaaataaataaaattaagtttGGCATAAATAGTCATGCTTTATTTCTCAAATGAGACATTGGGGAGGAAAAATAActtgaagatttaaaaaaaaaaattgcagaaaggCATGGGCACAGGTGTGGTGTGGTTTTGTTAGCCTTTGCCAGCTGTCCTTCCTGGATCTTTGCAGGTGATGTCTGCCACCTGGCTGGGAGTGTGCACCTGGAAAGGCCTAGGGAAGGATGACAGGAGTAATCACAATTATGGAAACACTTCTGGAGGAGTAATCACATGGTTGAGACCTTGCCAGCCTGGAAGAGCAATGGTGTGAGCCTGTGAAACCCTTGGAGAGGACAGAAGAGGTGAGTAAGGAATATCTGTTCATGGGCTCTTTCAGCACAAAAATCAGGTACCATCAAGTGAAGTGAGCTGGTGGCAGATGAGAAATGAGCAGGAGGCAGGTGAGCTCTGGGGGGGAGCTTCAGGCacccctgtgctctgcctggctggTGCAGACAGCTCATGGTGCACAGTGCCCTTGTCTTGAGAGCTCAAGCAATGGGCTGACTCTCCAGCATACAAGGTGATGCACAATCAACCAAAATATTCCCTGCTTCCAGGAATGTGCTCTAGAAAAGAGGGGGGCTTTGGGGGATGCAGAGTCCCACATACTCCCTTAATGCTGGCCCAAGTCCCACTCTGAGGCAAAGCTCTGGTTGCCACATTAACTGCTGTGAGGAATCAGCAATAAACAGTTAAAACTGCTCCCatgcactgctgagcagcagtgggCCAAGTAGATAAGTAACAAATTGATACCAACTGGCCATATTTCTGGGAATGCAGAAAGCTTGTTTGAGAAAGATTCTCCAAAGCTGTTATTTCTTGCTTCGGCCGCCTGTGTGTTGCATTATCTCATTCCTTCGGTTTAGGCTGTTGGGTCAGCCATGCCTGGCAACGGGGACTGTATCAGGCGTGgcctgagctgtgcaggatTCCTCCGTGTGTGTCGGGGCAGGTGACGGCACCGTCTGGCTGGAGCAGCGTCGCTGGAGGGAGCGGAGGTGAATTCTGCCCCCAGCgcagctgctgtgtctgatGGGAGCTCATCCTCCCTCAACTTGGGAAAACCCCGTGACTTGGACGTGTAGCAGTGGAAGTTGTAGGGGCAGTTTTGATGCCGCGTTCACTGCTAGGGCGGTGTGGAGGGCAGGCTCACCGGGACAGCAGCGCGACTCTCCGCTATCCCGGAGCCGCGTTCGTGCCCTGCGCTTCCCCGGTGCCGGGCGGGCTGCTCTCTCCCGGCACAGACTACATCCCCCAGCGTGCACCGCGCTCGGCCGCCAGCACCGCGCCGCGCTATTGGCCGCCCCGCGGGCGCCGCCAATGGGGAGCGGGTATATTGGCAGGCGCTGGCAGGGCAGAGGCGCTGCCGGCAGCCGGTGCGGGAGAGGGGCGCGGCGAGGATAAGGCGACCCCCGACGGCATGGGCGGCTGCGAGAGCAGCCAGGGCCGCAGGAAAGTGTCCTTCGGGCTGGACGAGCAGGACCGAGTCCGGGTGCTGCAGGGCATCAGGGTGAGGCGGCCCGGGGTGCCGTGGGGCCGGCTGTTGGAGGCTGCGGGAGCCGGGGCggagggagcggggctggggaaggctctggccGGGAGCTCAGGGGAGCGGGGGGCGAGGCTAGAAGGGACGGGTGGGGCAAGcaaggaggaggggagggaaaccTGGAGGCTGAAGGAGTAGGGTGCTGGAGAAACGATGGGGTGAGtggtgggaaggagggctgGGGGCCTGGGCATGGCTGTTGTCCAGCGGGGCACACCAGCACCAGCTCTTTATTTTCACTTCCaaactctgctcccagccctcttTCTCTCCTCGCTGCTCAATGACCTCGTTTTGCCCCTGCCTTGTGCTTTGCAAGCGGTTTGATGCTAACGGCGCTGCCAGGCTCGGAGGGCatccaggaggggacagctctgcccttgcTCATGGTGCCAGGAGCCGGGCAGAGCATCACTGAGTGAGCAGGGGGGATGAGAGCTGGAAACAGGGAGCTGTTCCTGAAGGGACACTGGGAAACTGCTGCTTGACCTTGTCTCGGAAATTGACACGTGTGTGTTGTGGAAACAAGCCCTGGACAGTGGTGGTGCTACCATTAAGGATTTCCCCCTGCCCtctgttaatatttttctttgtttttttacatgttagttttgggattttttattaCTACCATCATTTTCATTGCTCTTGCTTCTAATTCTTGATTTCCTCTTAAAAATTCTTCTTGATTCCCCCCTAAAATCTGCCAGAATTAAATCTGCCACTTAACCTTTTGGCTCACAGAGAGTGTGTGGTGCTGTGGCTACTTCTTTTTCATCCCATTTTGACTAATTATTTGACAAAGTTAGGCACAATCTCAGCTATCTCCTTGTTAAAGTTTTTTGATGGAGATAAAATTGTCTTTGCCTAATTTCTCTTTACAGGATATAGACAAGGATTTGTGTCTTTAAAATCAGGAATTGGGCATGATAACAATGTAAAATGAAAGTATTAAAAATGCTCTTAAGTTGGGTAGTAGCGATATAACTGAAAATATGTCTTCTACTGTGGCAAGCCCAGATGGGGAGCAGCCTCATTTAGTTTTGTTCTGCAGCCAGACCCTCTGACCTTGGCAGGAGAAAGGGGTCAATTTTAACAGTGCTGTGAGAAGCCTTTTGGACTGAATTGCCAGAAAACTTCAAgttaacttttctttctttttcatggcTTTGAACCCAAGTCAGGTAGTGAAAATGAAGTTGAGATTGCAAAAGTGTTTGCAGCCTTATGTGGGTGGGAGGCTGTTCTCTGTCACATGGGTTGCGGCATGTCTGCCATGCTGAGCTGGGTTAGCAAGCATGGagcaagaagaggaaaagatggACTTAAACCTGCTTAATTCATTTCCTTCCACTTCTGGTAGATTTCTCCCTATACAAAGGGTTGACTTGTTTAGGGGTGCTCTCCACTTTTGTTGGTGTTTGTGGAAGATTGTCTAGTGAAGCTTTAAGGGTCAGGCAGCAGATTGGAGGTTTTGTCACTTACTGATGGGGGTgggttttaaaaatgtaaagtcAACATGCAAGTGCTGACTGCCTGGACTGGAGGGACATTGCAGTAAGGTAACTGACAATACTTGTGTGCTATCATAGGAACTGACAAATGGGGAGGTTCACAgtgaaaaacacagcagaaactgACGTGGCTGGTTCTGTGTTTCAGCTCACTGAAGATGTAGTGAACCGGATGAAAGGATCCTCTCCAAGCAGAAGGGAGACTCAGAGATCTCCCCGTGCATCCAAtggcacagctccctcctcccttgCTGCAGAAGGGAAACCCAGACCTACAGGTACTGAGGAGTGGTGCTGCCACTGCATGTTACAGGGTAGTTTTCAGTGCTACCCCCTTGTGAGAGGAGCTCTTTGCTTACCCTGTTTCACTCTGGGAGCATTTCCAGTATTTCAGGTCAATGTGCAATAAAtaaggcagaaatattttgcttttcatttctggCAAGCTGCCTTGTTGTCTGCTGTACATGCACAGGGTGTATGTTGTGCATGGGTGAGGGAAGtgctgctttttattctttggAAAGAAGCTCCCAGGGAAAGGTAACCTAAGCACAGCTGGATAAGTGGATGATGAAAACTTGGTTTCTGAAGTTGTCTTTATTTACATGTCAGAAAACTGTTTGATTTCTGTTGGTTCTCAGATAGGCTTTGTTGATCTATATCAGCAGTGTGGATTTATTTAAAGCATCCAGACTAAAATGAAGTTAGAGAACTAGGCCTTTGCTTTTAGGGATTTGTTTGCTGTTAGCTTATGTCTTTCCTGAATGTAGATTTAGCTTTATGGATGGCCAGAACTCCGTCAAATAATTTAACCTTCACTTTTTAATTACAAGGAGAGAAGGAGGTCAAGAGAAAGACTTATTGAAACTagaggaaggaaatgagaagTAGGTCTACAACCATGCTCATATTTCAGTATATATAAGTTTGAGGACTTAATATCCTCACACAGTTTTCTGGAGCATGGTTTATTCAGTGTGCCTGTTTGAAAATGATGCTGTTGGTGTGTCTATTTCATAAATTCAAACTCTATCCATCAAACCTAAATTTTCttgactttcttttttctcttgatgAATAATATgaaattttcctaaaataatcTATGATGTGATGAAGGACTACACTTGTAGTATTATTAGTTGTCACaggtttctcttttcctttctaggAATTCAACCACCAAAGGAAAGTgactctgctgcagagcaggaactCTACAGGAGGTGAGGTGAAGCTCTTGAAAAAGACAATAGTTTAGTTCATTTGGGAATATATCTATGTATGCATATGTCTGTGTTTTACCTCAGCACAATGAGTGTGTGTTTGACAGCAGCTAAACATgagcccaggtggccaagaaggccagtggcatcctggctgTATCAGCagtagtgtggccagcaggaccagggcggtgattgtccccctgtactgggcactgctgaggccacagctcAAATCCTgggttcagttttgggcccctcactacacaaagacattgaggggctggagtgtgtccagagaagggcgagggagctggggaagggctggagcacaaaCCTCCTCGGGACtggctgggggtgtttagctggagaaaaggaggctcaggggggagcTTATGGAtctgaaaggagattgtagctggggcagagaggggtcagtctcttctcccgggtgtaacaagtgacaggacaagaggaaatggcctcaagttgtgccaagggaggtttaggttgggtatgagggaaaatttcttcactgacaaggtggtcaggcattggaacaggctggccagggaagtggtggaatcaccattcctggaagtaTTCAAAAGGCCTTGGATGAGTGGATgtgacatttggggacatggtttagtggtgaacatggtggcATTGGGTTAATGGTTGAACTTGATCTTtcccaaccttaacaattctgtgattctgttttatGATTATGTTTTAATACCTGAGAATCTCCTTTGAAGCCTTTTTCAGTTCAGGGCTGCTTCTCTTAGTGTTGTTGCTGCATgcattttgtgatttttctttcctctgtagAGCCGAAGAGCAGCATTGTCAGCCTGGCTGACTCCTTTCATTGTTGTATGTCCCTTGATCTTTCCCAAAGCAGTGTCTATTTGTCTGGCTGCTTCctattttcactgttttcaggTGATAATTAAGTACTTAATAGAGCTAAATATAACTCAAGTGTAAGCTTATGTGGTGCAATGGCTGCTGTTGTTGCCTGAGCTGTACCTCACTGGAATTGCAGGTCATATTTAAAGTTTGTTGGGCTTTTGAATTCCTGCTGACGATGGGATTGTGAGCAGATTTTGTGCCAAAGAGATTCTGGATTTGTGTTTTGGCTCTAAGCAGGGGTACTCCATGACAAGCCATGACCCTGTTGCTGATGaccttccctctgcttttggTGCTCATACAGGTACTTGGCAGAGCAGTCACTGGTCCAAGAGGAGTTGCTCCGGCTGGCcaagagagaaagggaagcagCCTATGAGGCCAAGGAAAGGTCTGGCATTAttgaggagaggcagagagcagcccagctggtgAGTAACAAACCCCCTGCTATGCTTCCAACCTGCACAGGCTAAAATGGCTCTGCTTGAGGGCATTCATTTAATGTCATTTGTGTGATGAGCTTAGAAACTTGGGTTTGGGCTGAAACATGCCTCATCTCACTCATCATTTAACATTTGGCTCACGGTGCAGCTGCAAGCTCCACTTGCAGCATGTTACTCCATGCTGCCAAGGCATGAAcaatggctgtgctggggacagctttACCTGTGGCAAGgagtctgtgtgtgtatgtggtCCTTGTCTAGCTACAGAGAACTCTTTTGAACTCTCAAGTGtatgaaataaatgtttcaatATATACAGGATCAAATTGTGCTGACCTGATATATCCTGAGactttgctctgtttttttctaGAGTATAGTAGTGCATGTacacaaattaataaaaagtaataatgtCTTCATTTGTTTGAGTCTTTTATAAATCTGGTAACAGAAGAACTCTTATGAAACTGTCAAGTATTGTAACCTTTTGAAGAATGTTTAGGATTGATTTTTAGGGACCAGGAAGCATAAACCTTTTTTTGACACACCACTGACTCCCAAACCAATTTGTTCTTGCCCAGCAGGCAGACTTACTTTTGGGAACTTCTTGCTGCAGCTTTTACTCTTAGTCAGGCACCTTGGTGTTATGATGACCCATTAGGTTGCTGTCATACCAGTGCTGAgaagagcagtgctggagtcacAAGTACAGTGGGATGAGGCTTAGTAGAGCAAGAGGCTTTTATCAATCACCAGAGTACACTGGGATTGTCATTGGTCCTTAATATTCACATGATGCtattttatattgttttcttttccatactGCCATTCCTATGGTGTGCTGTCTGTAACCAGTGCAGAGTCTTACTGGAGCTGCCACTTTTTCCTGACCTGCAGTGGTGTCAGGGTTTGACAGCCAGGTGGGGCCATGCTTGCCACAGTGAGATCAAACTGCCCATTCATTTAGACTGTGCTGTTAAGACTTTATTGGGAGAACTAGACCAAGAGAATTCTCCTTGCCTGGTGCATGCTAAAAGGATGGTTTAGGGAAAGGACAGACTGGAGTATGGATAGTCTTTATTGTGGTTCTTTCATCCTACTGATCTGTAGCTTAACCAGTGTGTGCTTGATTTAAACAAAGAATCCtatgggatttggggtttttttttctatatgttGAATGATAACAGGCCTGGCTTACGTGGGGAAAATGTGAAGCAGTTAGAGGTTTATaatataaagatattttttggGACTGAATAAATTTTATGCAAGAATGGTGACAGTGGTTCAAGGAAAAGGTCTTTGTAGCTGCAATCCATCTCTGACAGTgatccccagcagctgctgatggagagcatgagagcagagcaggtaTAAAACAGTATTTCCCACCTATACCCTTGCAAATTCTGATGTTCTAAGAGGTAGAGGCTTTGAAAGCAACAGCTTGTATTTTCACTTTGGTGGTTAACAGTCTTTAAGGAGATTCTCTACTGTGAATTGCTCTGTTTGTGGTTTTGGACCCAACTGTACTTTGTCTCCATGATAAAATTTGTGTATGATTGGATTGGTAGGTGGCTGAGATTGCTCTCCTGGATAGATACAGCTTGTGAATGGCTGCTGTGTGGCAGGAAATTTCCTCTTGGCAGATTGGATCCTGACCATGGAGTGCTGGATGATTGCTCAGCTTCAGAGCAGTGATGTCTGAGGCAGGTGACTGTTGCTCCTCTGCAAAGGACATCTGGGTCAGCAGGTGCAGTATTAACACTCCTTTCACTAGagagaaaatattctctttatGAATGCAAGTAACTGGCTTCTGTaaagaggaaggggaagaagtTGGTGGATTTGTTGTCCAATCTAAAAATGTGACTTTGCTCAAAGTAtagccctgccctcctgcaaTGAGGTGGAGTGTAATCCTGAAGAAATGTGGCTAGCAGAGTCCTGCCATATTTGTGAAATGCAAAGAGGACACTTCTAAAATGAGTTGGGACCTGACTGCTCACATACAAAAGCTGTTTTATTATCTGAATTAGCTTTCAATCCTGTAGTGTTGCATACTCAGATATTATGTACTTGATGCTCTGTAAGAATCTGATTAGGGTCCCCTTGTGGTAAATAGTGACCAAGGTGTGTTAGCCCAGAATGTGGTGAAAGAATGAGGAACTTTTAAATTTCACTGCTCTTTAATTATCTCATGATCAGTCATAAACTTAGGATCATTAAAAAATAGGATAGTCTAGTCTGTCCTTGCAAagatgagggcagagctgctgtatGTCAGCTTCCAGATACCTTCCTAAAAAGAAACTGTTGTGGCCAGAGTTAAATTATTGGGATCCCTATCAGTCTTGCTTTATCTCAGCTACTGTTTCCCTTTGGGCATGCTTACCTTGTTGGATT contains:
- the CHCHD6 gene encoding MICOS complex subunit MIC25 isoform X1, translated to MGGCESSQGRRKVSFGLDEQDRVRVLQGIRLTEDVVNRMKGSSPSRRETQRSPRASNGTAPSSLAAEGKPRPTGIQPPKESDSAAEQELYRRYLAEQSLVQEELLRLAKREREAAYEAKERSGIIEERQRAAQLPVDLDAWAVGLQGWEADLKRQEAFYQEQLARIEKKNAEIYKMTSEQYQEAATKAEERIKRRNADPVCANLQSEILKCYQENKREVLKCSELAKEYQRCVSAAQKELLVNSG
- the CHCHD6 gene encoding MICOS complex subunit MIC25 isoform X2, which codes for MGGCESSQGRRKVSFGLDEQDRVRVLQGIRLTEDVVNRMKGSSPSRRETQRSPRASNGTAPSSLAAEGKPRPTGIQPPKESDSAAEQELYRRYLAEQSLVQEELLRLAKREREAAYEAKERSGIIEERQRAAQLAVGLQGWEADLKRQEAFYQEQLARIEKKNAEIYKMTSEQYQEAATKAEERIKRRNADPVCANLQSEILKCYQENKREVLKCSELAKEYQRCVSAAQKELLVNSG